The bacterium genome contains a region encoding:
- a CDS encoding GspE/PulE family protein has product MPAFERDREIVLTLIRQGQLTKQQAQTAYQAAKQSGTSILDSVVALGFVTREEVDYAAGQMPEQMLSLQQVEVDTALAHCLSRETAERLRAIPFRRRGDVVDVAMADPDDIHALDEVRRATRLRPEAVRVSDADISWALESLWSEEETKELDAQYAQSTDGLVEGDAITRLMDAPTIVKLASVLITGAIEQRASDIHLEPQRQGIMVRYRIDGVLKRTMDLNEAVKSALVSRIKIMADMNIAESRLPQDGRFTTTVQKRRVDVRVSSRPTIFGEKLVLRLLDKSRVIVGIDQLGFPPYIARGIDAMLHVSRGMILVVGATGSGKTTTLYAALHRLRSEGVNIESVEDPVEYQLGGINQSHVRPDIGLNFPEQLRSILRQDPDVILVGEVRDSETADMAFRAALTGHLVLSTMHANDAPAALVRCQEMKIEPYLVASALRCIIAQRLTRKLCEQCKVGYAAADAVADVPFLRDLFERHGIATLYRGEGCEECGQTGFRGRIGLFEMLRMSPQLRELVLTGTNEEQAREVAVAEGMELIELDALTKLKEGVTGIESLLGIYADRMTEFGEQVTALLQRRTGAG; this is encoded by the coding sequence CGGCCTACCAGGCCGCCAAGCAGTCCGGCACCTCCATCCTCGACTCCGTCGTCGCCCTGGGTTTTGTGACCCGCGAGGAAGTGGACTACGCCGCCGGGCAGATGCCCGAGCAGATGCTGTCCCTCCAGCAGGTCGAGGTGGACACCGCGCTGGCCCACTGCCTGAGCCGCGAGACCGCCGAGCGCCTCCGCGCCATCCCTTTCCGCCGCCGGGGTGACGTCGTGGATGTCGCCATGGCCGACCCCGACGACATCCACGCCCTGGACGAGGTGCGGCGGGCGACGCGGCTGCGGCCCGAGGCCGTGCGGGTGTCCGATGCCGACATCTCCTGGGCGCTGGAGAGCCTCTGGAGTGAGGAAGAGACCAAGGAACTCGACGCCCAGTACGCCCAGAGCACCGACGGCCTGGTTGAGGGCGACGCCATCACCCGACTGATGGATGCGCCCACGATCGTCAAGCTCGCCAGCGTGCTGATCACCGGCGCCATCGAGCAGCGCGCCAGCGACATCCACCTCGAGCCCCAGCGCCAGGGCATCATGGTCCGCTACCGCATTGACGGCGTGCTCAAGCGCACGATGGACCTGAACGAGGCCGTCAAGTCGGCGCTGGTCTCGCGCATCAAGATCATGGCGGACATGAACATCGCCGAGTCGCGCCTGCCCCAGGACGGGCGCTTCACCACCACGGTGCAGAAGCGCCGGGTGGACGTGCGCGTATCCTCGCGGCCGACGATCTTCGGCGAGAAGCTGGTCCTGCGCCTGCTGGACAAGTCGCGGGTCATCGTGGGGATTGACCAGCTCGGCTTCCCGCCCTACATCGCCCGGGGCATTGATGCGATGCTGCACGTCTCGCGCGGGATGATCTTGGTGGTGGGCGCGACCGGCTCGGGCAAGACCACGACCCTGTATGCGGCGCTGCACCGCCTGCGGTCCGAGGGGGTCAACATCGAGTCGGTCGAGGACCCGGTGGAGTACCAACTGGGGGGCATCAACCAGTCGCACGTGCGGCCGGACATCGGCCTGAACTTCCCCGAGCAGCTCCGCAGCATCCTGCGCCAGGACCCGGACGTGATCCTGGTAGGCGAGGTGCGCGACTCCGAGACCGCCGACATGGCCTTCCGGGCGGCGCTGACGGGCCACCTGGTGCTGTCGACGATGCACGCCAACGACGCCCCGGCGGCGCTGGTGCGCTGCCAGGAGATGAAGATCGAGCCGTACCTGGTGGCCTCGGCCCTGCGCTGCATCATCGCCCAGCGCCTCACGCGCAAGCTATGCGAGCAGTGCAAGGTGGGCTACGCGGCCGCCGATGCGGTCGCCGACGTCCCCTTCCTGCGCGACCTGTTCGAGCGGCACGGCATCGCGACGCTGTACCGGGGCGAGGGCTGCGAGGAGTGCGGCCAGACGGGCTTCCGCGGCCGCATTGGCCTGTTCGAGATGCTGCGCATGAGCCCGCAGCTGCGGGAGTTGGTCCTGACGGGCACCAACGAGGAGCAGGCCCGCGAAGTGGCGGTGGCCGAGGGCATGGAGCTGATCGAGCTGGACGCCCTGACGAAGCTGAAGGAGGGCGTCACCGGCATCGAGAGCCTGCTGGGGATCTACGCCGACCGGATGACGGAGTTCGGGGAGCAGGTGACGGCGCTGTTGCAGAGGCGGACTGGGGCGGGGTAG